A genomic stretch from Salarias fasciatus chromosome 10, fSalaFa1.1, whole genome shotgun sequence includes:
- the LOC115395660 gene encoding galactosylgalactosylxylosylprotein 3-beta-glucuronosyltransferase 1-like: MSTFRNIIPSWNKDCTKQVYVRPPPWSDSLPTIYAITPTYKRLVQKADLTRMSNTLLHVANLHWIVVEDSENKTSLVGDLLRKTGLKYTHLNVHETENITSRGSRQRNLALKWLRDNFSVNDSNEGVVYFADDDNTYSLELFDEMRYTKKVSVWPVGFTGEMRFASCKVNELGKVSGWVVVFAPNRRFAIDMAGFAINLKLILSKSDVNFRLFNVSRGKQETTFLQRLVTLSDLEPKAANCTKVLVWHTRTSEPPNIQSLGDPNIES, translated from the exons ATGTCGACTTTCAGGAATATCATCCCAAGCTGGAACAAGGACTGCACTAAACAGGTCTACGTTCGGCCTCCGCCCTGGTCCGACAGTCTGCCCACCATCTACGCCATCACGCCTACATACAAAAGATTAGTGCAGAAAGCGGACCTGACACGCATGTCCAATACTCTGCTCCATGTGGCCAACCTGCACTGGATCGTGGTCGAAGACTCTGAAAACAAGACCAGTTTAGTTGGAGACCTCCTCAGAAAAACAGGGCTGAAGTATACCCACCTCAACGTGCATGAAACTGAGAACATTACTTCCAGAGGCAGCAGGCAGAGAAACCTGGCTTTGAAGTGGCTACGGGACAATTTCAGCGTAAATGACAGCAATGAAGGCGTGGTCTACTTTGCAGATGATGACAACACATACAGTCTGGAGCTGTTCGACGAG ATGCGCTACACTAAAAAAGTCTCCGTGTGGCCGGTGGGCTTCACAGGTGAAATGCGCTTCGCGTCCTGCAAAGTCAATGAATTGGGGAAAGTGTCCGGCTGGGTTGTTGTGTTTGCCCCAAATCGACGCTTTGCCATCGACATGGCAGGATTTGCAATAAACCTGAAGCTGATTTTGTCCAAATCAGACGTTAACTTCAGACTGTTTAATGTATCACGGGGAAAACAGGAGACCACGTTTTTACAGCGTCTGGTCACTCTCAGCGACCTGGAGCCGAAAGCCGCGAACTGCACCAAG GTTTTAGTCTGGCACACTCGCACTTCAGAGCCACCTAATATTCAATCTTTGGGAGACCCCAACATTGAGTCATGA